One window of the Granulicella arctica genome contains the following:
- a CDS encoding CPXCG motif-containing cysteine-rich protein — MFAAGFQCAGCGEWIETTVDESGGSKQQYVEDCQVCCQPNVLTVRWDASDKEFTITAELES, encoded by the coding sequence ATGTTTGCAGCGGGTTTTCAGTGTGCCGGATGTGGGGAATGGATTGAGACGACGGTGGATGAGTCGGGCGGATCGAAGCAGCAATATGTCGAAGATTGCCAGGTTTGCTGCCAGCCCAACGTGCTGACGGTGCGCTGGGATGCCAGTGATAAGGAGTTTACGATCACGGCGGAGCTTGAAAGTTGA
- a CDS encoding c-type cytochrome yields the protein MILVGVSLSVLVLAGCKPIPPPTPLAQLNEQQAHGHDVFQSHCGSCHNDRRNGALNGPSLRGTFKKEYLPSGAPANDERVVSTIRFGRGMMPPMAGTMDSGDLDDLMAYLHTL from the coding sequence ATGATTCTGGTTGGGGTGAGTTTGAGTGTACTGGTGCTGGCCGGGTGCAAGCCGATCCCGCCACCGACGCCGTTAGCTCAACTGAATGAGCAGCAGGCGCATGGGCATGACGTCTTTCAATCGCACTGCGGGTCATGCCACAATGATCGCCGCAACGGCGCTCTGAATGGACCTTCGCTGCGAGGGACGTTCAAGAAGGAGTACCTGCCGAGCGGTGCTCCGGCGAACGATGAGCGGGTGGTGTCGACGATTCGGTTTGGGCGCGGCATGATGCCACCGATGGCGGGGACGATGGATTCCGGGGACCTGGATGATTTGATGGCGTATCTGCATACGCTTTGA
- the frr gene encoding ribosome recycling factor: MASAMANIEALKGIHGELKSRMEKSVDDFRAHLLSTRTGRANVHMLDQIKVDYYGTDTPVAQMGQISTPEPTLILVSPYDMAMVSAIEKAIRTSSAGLNPMTDGKVIRVPVPPMTEERRKDVVKQLNKTLEDHKTALRNIRRDGNEQIKKAAKDKLISADDEKRASDEVQQLTDAEVRRVEDLFKAKEKEILTV; the protein is encoded by the coding sequence ATGGCATCGGCAATGGCAAACATCGAGGCGTTGAAGGGCATTCATGGCGAGTTGAAGTCGCGGATGGAGAAGTCGGTGGACGACTTCCGGGCGCACCTGCTTTCGACGCGGACAGGACGGGCGAATGTGCACATGCTCGACCAGATCAAGGTGGACTACTACGGCACGGATACGCCGGTGGCCCAGATGGGGCAGATCAGTACGCCCGAGCCGACGCTGATTCTGGTATCGCCGTACGACATGGCGATGGTATCGGCGATTGAGAAGGCGATTCGGACGTCGAGCGCGGGACTGAACCCCATGACGGATGGCAAAGTGATCCGCGTGCCGGTGCCTCCCATGACGGAGGAGCGGCGCAAGGATGTCGTGAAGCAGTTGAACAAGACGCTTGAGGATCACAAGACAGCGCTGCGGAATATCCGGCGCGATGGGAACGAGCAGATCAAGAAGGCGGCGAAGGACAAGCTGATCTCCGCCGACGATGAGAAGCGGGCCAGCGACGAGGTGCAGCAGTTGACGGACGCTGAGGTTCGCCGGGTTGAGGATCTCTTCAAGGCAAAAGAGAAAGAGATCCTGACCGTCTGA
- the lipA gene encoding lipoyl synthase: protein MTPPVAEVLNSELVQIDLSARKPVKKPEWLKAKAPMGETFHNLKKMARDLNLHTVCESAQCPNIGECWNQKSATFMMLGNLCTRRCGFCAVPKGKPEPIDFDEPRRVAYAVGQLGLKHAVITSVNRDDDNMGAARAFVSVIEEIRLQAPGCRVEVLTPDFQGVEAALRLVVAARPEILNHNIETVPRLYRVAKSGGKYPRSLEFLAKAKAVAAETGETIVTKTGIIVGMGEEMHELLGVFRDLADRKVDILTIGQYLRPSRDHLTMSRYYTPDEFAFLKHEALGMGFRHVESGPLVRSSYHAQEQAESTGLA from the coding sequence ATGACGCCGCCGGTTGCTGAAGTACTGAATTCGGAGCTTGTGCAGATCGACCTCTCAGCGCGCAAACCGGTGAAGAAGCCGGAGTGGCTGAAGGCAAAGGCTCCGATGGGCGAGACCTTCCATAATCTGAAGAAGATGGCGCGCGATCTAAACCTGCATACGGTGTGCGAGAGCGCGCAGTGCCCGAATATCGGGGAATGCTGGAACCAGAAGTCCGCGACCTTCATGATGCTGGGAAATCTGTGCACGCGGCGATGCGGCTTTTGCGCCGTGCCGAAGGGCAAGCCGGAGCCGATTGATTTTGATGAGCCGCGACGAGTGGCGTATGCCGTGGGGCAGCTCGGGCTGAAGCACGCGGTGATTACAAGTGTGAACCGCGATGACGACAATATGGGCGCGGCGCGGGCGTTTGTGAGTGTGATTGAAGAGATCCGTCTGCAGGCTCCGGGATGCCGGGTTGAGGTGCTGACGCCGGACTTTCAAGGAGTTGAAGCGGCGTTGCGGCTGGTGGTGGCGGCGCGGCCGGAGATTCTAAACCACAATATTGAGACGGTGCCGCGGCTCTACCGGGTGGCGAAGAGCGGTGGCAAATATCCTCGGTCGCTGGAGTTTCTGGCAAAGGCGAAGGCGGTTGCGGCAGAGACCGGCGAGACGATTGTGACCAAGACAGGGATCATCGTTGGGATGGGCGAGGAGATGCACGAGCTGTTGGGCGTGTTTCGAGACCTTGCGGATCGCAAGGTGGATATTCTGACGATCGGGCAATACCTGCGGCCCAGCCGCGATCACCTGACGATGTCGCGGTATTACACGCCGGATGAGTTCGCGTTTCTGAAGCATGAGGCGCTGGGGATGGGCTTCCGGCACGTGGAAAGCGGACCACTGGTGCGCAGCAGCTACCATGCGCAGGAGCAGGCTGAAAGTACTGGGCTGGCTTAA
- a CDS encoding DUF4442 domain-containing protein — MTVQTSGWRLRVMRRLHWWPPLLGAGIRVKRMDADLRAIDVEMRLTWRNRNVMGVHFGGSLYAMTDPFYMLMLMENLGREYVVWDKAATIRYKRPGRGTVRVEFRLTEDQLADIRATLETQDKVEPVFLIEVKDDAGAVVAEVDKTIYCAKKSVHAARMAERAQ, encoded by the coding sequence ATGACGGTGCAGACAAGTGGCTGGCGGCTTCGGGTGATGCGTCGCCTGCACTGGTGGCCGCCGCTGCTGGGAGCGGGCATCCGGGTTAAGCGAATGGACGCGGACCTTCGGGCGATTGACGTGGAGATGCGGCTGACGTGGCGGAACCGGAATGTGATGGGTGTCCACTTTGGCGGCAGCCTGTATGCCATGACGGACCCGTTCTACATGCTGATGCTGATGGAGAATCTGGGCCGCGAATACGTGGTGTGGGACAAGGCGGCGACGATCCGGTACAAGCGGCCGGGCCGCGGGACGGTTCGGGTGGAGTTTCGGCTGACGGAGGATCAGTTGGCGGACATCCGCGCGACGCTTGAGACGCAGGATAAGGTAGAGCCGGTGTTTCTGATCGAGGTCAAGGACGATGCGGGAGCGGTGGTCGCCGAGGTAGATAAAACGATCTATTGCGCGAAGAAAAGTGTCCATGCGGCACGTATGGCGGAACGGGCTCAGTAG
- a CDS encoding molybdopterin-containing oxidoreductase family protein, with protein MAQLLAESRVVHAVCSHDCPDSCGVLVTVNPSGRAVKVQGDPAHPVTRGFLCGKVAKYLDRVYSPDRLLYPMRRKAGIAKGPLAKGREAEAFERITWDEALDEIAARLTGIAAEFGPESVLPYSYAGTIGQLGYGSMDRRFFHRLGASQLDRTICASAGGAALMSVYGVKLGTPPEDFARARLIIAWGANIHGNNIHLWPFIEEARRAGARLVVIDPYRTRTAALADEHLAIRPGTDGLLALGLMHVILREGLEDRAYVEAATHGFAELREFALRAEHAPDAVAAVTGIAADTIVRLAREYAQTSPAVIRLNYGIQRSENGGTSARAVCMLPLLTGAWTKRGGGLQLSTSGSFPFNGNALQMPELMKASPLGRAARVVNMSQLGLALTTLNDPPVKALFVYNSNAAAVAPNQNDVLHGLRRDDLFTVVHEQFFTDTVDYADIVLPAPTFLEVKDVQGAYGHLFAQVSERAIAPLGEARSNVALFGELGRRMGFEEACFDDTDDDLIDQALTTNDPWFAGIDRARLEQEGHVPLQLPTNADGLSLPFSTAEWFRTPSGRGELTPVPVFVAPQESRSHAAEYPLEFLPRKADNYMNSTFANLPGHRKMEARTAGVLEMHAADAATRGIATGNVVEVYNGRGRITLVAMVGAQVPAGVVAARLDWNKLSVDGANVNALTSETLTDIGGGATFYSTLVEVRKAKVRDR; from the coding sequence ATGGCACAGCTTCTGGCGGAATCGCGGGTGGTTCATGCGGTGTGCTCGCATGACTGCCCTGACTCGTGCGGCGTGCTCGTAACGGTGAACCCCAGCGGCCGCGCGGTGAAGGTGCAGGGCGACCCGGCGCATCCGGTCACGCGGGGCTTTCTATGCGGCAAGGTGGCGAAGTATCTGGACCGGGTGTACTCGCCCGATCGTCTGCTCTACCCCATGCGGCGGAAGGCCGGCATTGCGAAGGGGCCGCTGGCGAAGGGTCGCGAGGCTGAGGCATTTGAGCGAATCACCTGGGACGAGGCGCTGGATGAGATTGCGGCGCGGCTGACAGGGATTGCAGCGGAGTTCGGGCCGGAGAGCGTGCTGCCGTACAGCTATGCGGGCACGATTGGTCAGCTCGGGTATGGCTCGATGGACCGGCGATTCTTTCATCGGCTTGGCGCTTCGCAGCTTGACCGAACAATCTGTGCATCGGCTGGTGGCGCCGCGTTGATGAGCGTCTATGGGGTGAAGCTTGGAACGCCGCCGGAGGACTTTGCACGTGCTCGGCTGATCATCGCGTGGGGCGCGAACATCCATGGCAACAATATCCACCTGTGGCCATTTATCGAAGAGGCTCGGCGAGCCGGTGCGCGGCTGGTGGTGATCGATCCGTATAGGACACGCACAGCGGCCTTGGCGGATGAGCATCTGGCGATTCGTCCCGGAACGGACGGGCTGCTGGCTTTGGGGCTGATGCACGTGATCCTGCGCGAAGGGCTCGAAGATCGAGCGTACGTCGAAGCAGCTACGCATGGATTTGCGGAACTGCGGGAGTTTGCGCTGCGGGCAGAGCATGCGCCGGATGCTGTTGCTGCAGTCACAGGCATCGCTGCAGATACGATCGTCCGCCTTGCACGGGAGTACGCCCAGACCAGCCCCGCAGTCATCCGGCTCAACTACGGCATTCAGCGGAGTGAGAATGGCGGGACCTCGGCCAGAGCAGTCTGCATGTTGCCGCTGCTGACGGGTGCGTGGACGAAGCGCGGGGGCGGATTGCAGCTTTCTACCTCGGGTTCGTTTCCGTTCAACGGCAATGCCTTGCAGATGCCGGAGCTGATGAAGGCGAGTCCGCTGGGGCGCGCCGCGCGGGTGGTGAATATGAGCCAGCTCGGCCTGGCGTTGACGACCTTAAATGATCCACCAGTGAAGGCACTGTTTGTCTATAACTCGAATGCAGCTGCCGTGGCTCCGAATCAGAATGACGTGTTGCATGGCTTGAGGCGGGATGACCTGTTTACCGTGGTGCATGAGCAGTTCTTTACGGACACGGTGGACTACGCAGACATCGTGCTTCCCGCGCCTACATTTCTTGAGGTCAAGGATGTGCAGGGCGCGTATGGGCACCTGTTCGCGCAAGTGTCGGAGCGGGCGATCGCGCCGCTTGGCGAGGCGCGGAGCAACGTGGCACTGTTCGGCGAGTTGGGTAGGCGGATGGGGTTTGAAGAGGCCTGCTTCGACGATACGGACGACGACCTGATTGACCAGGCGCTGACGACGAACGATCCGTGGTTTGCGGGGATCGATCGTGCGCGGCTGGAGCAGGAGGGTCATGTGCCGCTGCAGCTTCCAACGAATGCAGATGGGTTATCCCTGCCGTTCAGCACAGCGGAGTGGTTTCGGACACCGAGTGGGCGGGGCGAGTTGACGCCTGTGCCGGTGTTCGTTGCGCCGCAGGAGTCTCGCAGCCATGCGGCGGAGTATCCGCTGGAGTTTCTGCCGCGCAAGGCGGACAACTACATGAACTCGACGTTTGCGAACCTGCCGGGACATCGGAAGATGGAGGCGCGGACGGCGGGCGTGCTGGAGATGCATGCGGCGGATGCGGCGACGCGTGGAATCGCGACGGGCAATGTGGTTGAGGTCTACAACGGGCGCGGACGGATTACGCTGGTCGCGATGGTAGGGGCGCAGGTGCCTGCAGGTGTCGTGGCGGCGCGGCTGGACTGGAACAAGCTCTCGGTCGATGGCGCGAATGTGAACGCGCTGACGTCGGAGACGCTCACGGATATTGGCGGTGGAGCAACGTTCTACTCGACGCTGGTCGAGGTGCGTAAGGCAAAGGTGAGGGATCGATGA
- a CDS encoding TMEM175 family protein produces the protein MSRHVASPARLEAFSDGVIAVIITIMVLELKVPHQDGLAGLYSVLPTLAIYLLSFTFTSIYWINHHHLVHRTDEADTLILYANLAFLFSLSLLPFFTSYVLDKKMDSLSVAIYAGSMIANAITFMGLRLAIGRRLKQAGKLEYEDTAVAIKHWLSMFIYVVAIPTAFHYPHFTLGMIALVTVIWITPTAGVKPHADTYPRNT, from the coding sequence ATGTCCCGACATGTCGCATCCCCAGCTCGCCTCGAAGCCTTTTCGGATGGCGTCATCGCCGTCATCATCACCATCATGGTGCTCGAGCTCAAGGTTCCCCATCAGGACGGCCTCGCCGGCCTCTACTCCGTGCTGCCCACCCTTGCCATCTATCTGCTCTCCTTCACCTTCACCTCCATCTACTGGATCAATCATCACCACCTCGTCCACCGCACCGACGAGGCCGACACCCTCATCCTCTACGCCAACCTCGCTTTTCTTTTCTCTTTGTCCTTACTACCTTTCTTTACCTCCTACGTCCTCGACAAGAAGATGGACTCGCTCTCCGTAGCCATCTACGCAGGCTCCATGATCGCCAACGCCATCACCTTCATGGGCCTCCGACTCGCTATCGGCCGCCGTCTCAAGCAAGCCGGAAAGCTGGAGTACGAAGACACCGCCGTCGCCATCAAGCACTGGCTCTCGATGTTTATCTACGTGGTGGCCATCCCTACGGCGTTCCACTATCCTCACTTCACGCTCGGCATGATCGCTCTCGTCACCGTCATCTGGATCACGCCCACTGCAGGCGTCAAGCCACACGCGGACACCTATCCACGAAACACCTGA
- a CDS encoding cytochrome D1 domain-containing protein yields MGKSLWLCGLMLSASMGGQTLLVVNQGDSDVGLVDPATGTQVTTVAEGIAGVHGHEIAVSPDGHTAYLPIYGSSGVGKPGISGHEMQVIDLPSRKIIGDLDFGHEVRPHMPVLDRRRGLLYVTTELDKSVSIIDPKTLKIVGAIPTGQEQSHMFVLSHDGKRGYTANVGPGTVSVLDIAGRKLIGVIPVSGNVQRISISQDDKLVFTSDQTKPQLAVIDTATGKVKTWVPLPGMGYGTAATADGRWLLVAVPSTKQVAVVDLQKMSVAKLIEVPSAPQEVLIRPDGKAAYVSCNASGKVAAIDLTAWNVTKIITAGKLADGLAWAN; encoded by the coding sequence ATGGGAAAGTCTCTCTGGTTGTGTGGCCTGATGTTGTCGGCGAGTATGGGTGGGCAGACGCTGTTGGTGGTGAACCAGGGCGATAGCGATGTCGGGCTGGTCGATCCGGCGACGGGCACGCAGGTGACGACTGTCGCAGAGGGCATCGCCGGGGTGCATGGGCATGAGATCGCGGTGTCTCCGGATGGACACACGGCGTACCTGCCAATCTATGGCAGCTCTGGCGTGGGCAAGCCGGGCATCAGTGGGCATGAGATGCAGGTGATTGATCTGCCCTCGCGGAAGATCATTGGCGATCTTGATTTCGGGCATGAGGTGCGGCCGCACATGCCGGTGCTGGATCGGCGGCGCGGGCTGCTGTATGTGACGACGGAGTTGGACAAGTCCGTGTCGATCATTGACCCGAAGACGTTGAAGATAGTGGGAGCGATTCCGACGGGGCAGGAGCAGTCGCATATGTTTGTGCTGTCCCATGACGGAAAGCGCGGGTATACGGCGAACGTCGGTCCGGGAACGGTTTCGGTGCTGGACATCGCGGGGCGGAAGCTGATCGGGGTGATTCCGGTATCCGGAAATGTGCAGCGAATTTCGATCTCGCAGGATGACAAGCTGGTGTTTACATCAGACCAGACGAAGCCGCAGCTCGCAGTGATCGACACGGCGACGGGCAAGGTGAAGACGTGGGTGCCGCTGCCGGGTATGGGGTACGGAACCGCAGCTACGGCGGACGGACGTTGGTTGCTGGTGGCTGTTCCTTCGACAAAGCAGGTGGCGGTGGTGGACCTGCAGAAGATGTCGGTGGCGAAGCTGATTGAGGTGCCGAGTGCGCCACAGGAGGTGCTGATCCGGCCGGATGGCAAGGCCGCCTATGTGTCTTGCAATGCCAGCGGGAAGGTCGCCGCGATCGACCTCACTGCCTGGAATGTAACGAAGATCATTACGGCTGGGAAGCTTGCGGACGGATTGGCGTGGGCTAATTAG
- a CDS encoding threonine dehydratase, whose protein sequence is MSVMAAGEDVLPGLMEIEAAATLVYAHMPPTPQYSWPLINERAGTEVWVKHENHTPVGAFKIRGGIVYMDWLRSERPEVTTVVSATRGNHGQSIAYAGARMGIRVVIVVPHGNSFEKNRAMRMLGAELIEHGGDFQEASEHAGALAAEHGWHRVPSYDRELVTGVATYALEMFRGCPALDTVYVPIGMGSGVSGMIAARNALGLATKVVGVVSSKAPAFAMSFAAGEIVEHEVATRIADGVACRRPDPQAFAVGLAGIDRIIAVDDDAVEEAMRIYFADTHNVAEGAGAIGLAALLKDRKSGGARVGTVLCGGNVDSDVFARVLGRG, encoded by the coding sequence ATGAGCGTGATGGCTGCGGGTGAGGATGTACTTCCGGGATTGATGGAGATTGAGGCTGCGGCGACGCTCGTGTACGCACACATGCCCCCGACTCCGCAATATAGCTGGCCACTGATCAACGAGCGCGCGGGCACAGAGGTGTGGGTGAAGCATGAGAACCACACGCCGGTCGGCGCCTTCAAGATTCGCGGCGGCATCGTCTACATGGACTGGCTACGAAGCGAGCGCCCTGAAGTGACGACGGTGGTCTCGGCGACGCGTGGAAATCATGGGCAGTCGATTGCGTATGCCGGAGCACGAATGGGCATCCGCGTGGTGATCGTCGTGCCGCACGGCAACAGCTTTGAGAAGAATCGGGCGATGCGGATGCTTGGAGCGGAGCTGATTGAGCATGGCGGCGACTTCCAGGAGGCGAGCGAGCATGCTGGCGCGCTGGCGGCTGAGCATGGCTGGCACCGTGTTCCTAGTTACGATCGGGAGCTTGTAACGGGTGTGGCTACGTATGCGCTGGAGATGTTTCGCGGCTGCCCTGCGCTCGATACGGTCTATGTCCCCATTGGGATGGGCTCGGGTGTAAGCGGGATGATTGCGGCCCGGAATGCCCTTGGGCTTGCGACGAAGGTCGTTGGCGTGGTGTCGAGTAAGGCGCCTGCGTTCGCGATGTCGTTTGCGGCAGGCGAGATTGTGGAGCACGAGGTCGCAACACGGATCGCTGATGGCGTGGCGTGCCGACGGCCTGATCCGCAGGCGTTTGCGGTGGGGCTGGCCGGGATTGATCGCATCATCGCTGTGGACGACGACGCGGTGGAAGAGGCGATGCGGATCTACTTCGCCGATACGCATAATGTCGCCGAGGGTGCCGGAGCAATTGGGTTGGCGGCGCTGTTAAAGGATAGGAAGTCCGGCGGCGCTCGCGTGGGCACGGTCCTGTGTGGCGGCAATGTGGATAGCGATGTCTTTGCTCGGGTTCTGGGAAGAGGTTAG
- a CDS encoding PilZ domain-containing protein has protein sequence MSLDIVEADAAEVADHSSEALQSQAERDRRENQRFPVEGWAEVMTMDGTMMLRGQITDISATGCFIESHGSFDLPMNSAVEMTFRIQGKEFRPEGVTRVVKSGEGAGFSFLKMNSKLELQIEALIKVLNARA, from the coding sequence ATGAGTCTTGACATAGTAGAAGCAGATGCAGCGGAGGTGGCGGATCACTCCAGCGAGGCATTGCAATCGCAGGCGGAGCGGGATCGTCGAGAGAATCAGCGCTTTCCGGTCGAAGGCTGGGCGGAGGTGATGACCATGGATGGGACGATGATGCTTCGCGGCCAGATCACGGATATCAGCGCAACGGGCTGCTTTATTGAGAGCCACGGCTCGTTCGACCTGCCGATGAATTCGGCGGTGGAGATGACGTTTCGGATCCAGGGGAAGGAGTTCCGGCCGGAGGGGGTGACGCGGGTGGTGAAGTCGGGAGAGGGCGCGGGGTTTTCGTTCCTGAAGATGAACTCGAAGTTGGAGTTGCAGATCGAGGCTTTGATCAAGGTGCTCAATGCGCGGGCTTAG
- a CDS encoding YybH family protein has translation MLRRIVPALALSVFLHTVPASLQAQLPPQAPLHTATQQELDVVKVLIKQENAWNKGDINKFTEAYKDSPDTLFISRTLSRGYTGMIAEYHQNYPTRASMGTLSFSELEVHRLDDNFAVCIGKYHLERGKKDGGNAEGLFSLVFEKTAEGWKIVVDHTT, from the coding sequence ATGCTGCGTCGCATCGTTCCCGCCCTGGCTCTCAGCGTTTTCCTGCATACTGTCCCCGCAAGCCTCCAAGCCCAGCTACCGCCACAGGCGCCGCTCCACACTGCGACCCAGCAGGAACTCGATGTCGTCAAGGTCCTCATCAAGCAGGAAAATGCCTGGAATAAAGGCGACATCAATAAGTTCACCGAAGCCTACAAGGATTCGCCCGATACTCTTTTTATCTCGCGCACGCTCTCCCGCGGCTACACCGGCATGATCGCCGAGTACCACCAGAACTATCCCACCCGCGCCTCGATGGGCACGCTCTCCTTCTCCGAACTCGAAGTTCACCGCCTCGACGACAACTTTGCCGTCTGCATCGGCAAGTATCACTTGGAGCGGGGCAAGAAAGACGGCGGCAACGCCGAAGGCCTCTTCTCCCTCGTCTTCGAGAAAACTGCGGAAGGCTGGAAGATCGTCGTCGACCACACCACGTAG
- the dacB gene encoding D-alanyl-D-alanine carboxypeptidase/D-alanyl-D-alanine endopeptidase: MRPFSLGVAFLAFSATAVAQSSLAAQIGAMVAEPAVIRAHWGVMVTALDGTSIFALNEGQLFQPASNAKLFTTTAAVHLLGENRRFTTSVEGAAGATMQGDLTLRGGGDANFSGSDVPYVEPADRPKGAAKADPLRDLAEMADRVAATGLKHVTGDVVGDDTFFPWEPYAPDWAADDLVWGYGAPVSALTVMDSQLQLKVVAGARAGAAAAVMLDPAVGFYTLQTSVATVPAKTADAVQVDRALGSKVLTVSGTIAADSKVFVEEVAIDDPAAYSAAAFKSLLEARGVTVDGVARAAHRTPLETAGFLKQTREPLPNLPTAALGPVSKFITGQSVCMDACPLRVEHVSPTLIEDVVATNKESQNLHAELLLRQLGKAYGSDGSIAQGARVVRQFLLNAGLDKDDFVFYDGSGLSGHDLVTPRAVARLLQFATTQPWFADWRRSLPVGGVDGSLTGRFPKEPLKGHVFAKTGTLGEARALSGYVDCASGRTVIFSILVGNHVPGTSADRDVMDRIVAAIAAAN, from the coding sequence ATGCGACCGTTCTCCTTAGGTGTGGCTTTTCTGGCCTTCAGTGCGACCGCTGTGGCTCAGAGCTCACTTGCGGCTCAGATTGGGGCGATGGTCGCGGAGCCTGCGGTGATCCGGGCACATTGGGGCGTGATGGTGACGGCACTTGATGGGACTTCGATCTTTGCGCTGAACGAGGGGCAGTTGTTTCAGCCGGCGAGTAACGCGAAGCTGTTTACGACGACTGCCGCGGTTCACCTGTTGGGTGAGAATCGTCGGTTCACTACGTCGGTTGAAGGGGCAGCCGGTGCGACGATGCAGGGCGACCTGACGCTGCGGGGCGGTGGCGATGCCAATTTCTCCGGTTCCGACGTGCCGTATGTTGAACCTGCCGATAGACCTAAGGGCGCGGCGAAGGCTGACCCGCTTCGCGATCTGGCGGAGATGGCAGATCGGGTTGCAGCGACAGGTTTGAAGCATGTGACGGGCGACGTGGTCGGCGACGACACCTTCTTTCCCTGGGAGCCGTATGCGCCGGACTGGGCGGCTGACGATCTCGTCTGGGGTTACGGAGCGCCGGTCTCTGCGCTGACGGTGATGGATAGTCAGCTTCAGCTCAAGGTGGTTGCGGGTGCGAGGGCTGGAGCGGCGGCTGCAGTGATGCTTGATCCGGCGGTCGGCTTCTATACGCTGCAGACCTCTGTTGCTACCGTTCCGGCGAAGACGGCAGACGCGGTGCAGGTCGATCGAGCGCTCGGCTCGAAGGTGCTGACCGTCTCCGGGACGATTGCGGCGGACTCGAAGGTCTTTGTCGAGGAGGTGGCGATCGACGATCCGGCGGCCTACTCGGCGGCTGCCTTCAAGTCGCTGCTTGAGGCTCGCGGCGTGACTGTCGATGGTGTGGCGCGGGCGGCGCATCGAACGCCGCTTGAGACGGCTGGTTTTCTAAAGCAGACGCGTGAGCCTCTGCCGAATCTGCCAACGGCTGCGCTCGGACCGGTCAGCAAGTTCATTACCGGGCAGAGTGTCTGCATGGATGCCTGCCCGCTGCGGGTGGAGCATGTTTCGCCTACGTTGATCGAGGACGTTGTGGCGACGAATAAGGAGAGCCAGAATCTTCATGCGGAGCTGTTGCTGCGGCAGCTTGGCAAGGCTTATGGGAGCGACGGCTCGATCGCGCAGGGGGCGCGGGTGGTGCGGCAGTTTCTGCTGAATGCCGGTTTGGATAAGGACGACTTCGTCTTCTACGACGGGTCGGGCTTGAGCGGGCATGATCTTGTGACCCCGCGAGCAGTGGCGCGGCTATTGCAGTTTGCGACGACGCAGCCCTGGTTCGCTGACTGGCGGAGGAGTCTGCCGGTTGGCGGGGTCGATGGGTCGCTGACAGGGCGGTTTCCTAAGGAGCCTTTGAAGGGGCATGTCTTTGCGAAGACGGGCACGCTGGGTGAGGCGCGGGCGCTGTCGGGCTATGTCGATTGCGCGAGTGGGCGAACGGTAATCTTCTCGATCCTGGTGGGCAATCATGTTCCGGGAACGAGCGCGGACCGCGACGTGATGGACCGAATAGTGGCGGCGATTGCAGCCGCCAACTAG